AGTTGCTGAGAAGCATAGGAGTATATTCTTAAAGCCACGTTAGACAAAACGAGCTTCTGTGAAATGTCAATCAGATGACATACCTGCAAAAACAATACGATCTTTGCCAAATCTTGCGGGAGTAATGTCAACGGCCGATAAATATTACTAACTTATTGAGGTGAATCCCCTTAAACTGGCACTTCCCGCCAAATGCACTATATTTATTATTATGCCGACCATATATATTAGCTTTTGTCACTGAACTTGTCATTCCTTAACAAATAGCCATCGCTAACTTCTTCCCAGAATATCAGCCTCTTCCTATACATTTCTGTAAAACGGAAGGTATAAGTCATCTTTCCGTCAAGGTCGGAGGTTGGCTTGTTCTGTACATGCATATGCAGATGTGGGTGTGTGCTGTAACCTGAGTTACCGATAAGACCCATAAAAGTGCCCGCTTTGACCCAACAAATTGCTTACAGAAGTCGGAAAAAGAATGGGGGAGCAAAGTTGCTCCCCCATGGTGGTTCCCCGGGGCTTCACTAGTCCTGGGGCTCGGTTATTTCGGCCTTGGTATAGGCTTCGTTCACATACCGTGCCGGATGGCTCTGGGCACTGTAGTCCTTGAGGTCCGATATCTCGCGCATGCTGTCCAGCCGGCCCATCTTCTTCAGGCGCTCGTAAATCATTACCCAGGCACAATCCCGCTCATTACTCGTCTCGCACTTACCATCCTTGTAGCCGCCACAGGGACCGTTGACAAGGCTCTTGGCGCACATCGTTATCGGGCAGATACCTCCGTAGTCGGCCAGCAGGCAATTACCGCAGGCGCGGCACTTCTCCGACCAGTTACCCTCGGCCGTGGTTACGCCGATGAAGCGCGTGTTCAGCGCCGGAATTACCGGTTCCGGCACCAGCATTTCGGCGACGAAC
This sequence is a window from Dehalococcoidales bacterium. Protein-coding genes within it:
- a CDS encoding methylenetetrahydrofolate reductase C-terminal domain-containing protein, translated to MIVAERKPFEEIKEKTASYKKLLILGCGTCVSVCHAGGEKEVGLLASQLRMARKVDGNEIEIGEATVQRQCDEEYILPILEMAREYDAVLSMGCGAGVQFVAEMLVPEPVIPALNTRFIGVTTAEGNWSEKCRACGNCLLADYGGICPITMCAKSLVNGPCGGYKDGKCETSNERDCAWVMIYERLKKMGRLDSMREISDLKDYSAQSHPARYVNEAYTKAEITEPQD